In Gossypium hirsutum isolate 1008001.06 chromosome D01, Gossypium_hirsutum_v2.1, whole genome shotgun sequence, the genomic window GATTACTGCAGCAAATATGAACGATTTTTGAGGGTGAACTGAATTAGATTAGCTAATGGACGCTGGTTAATCATTATGAAATTGATAGCATCTCAACACTTGCAAGAAGAGAAAATCATAGCTTTAGAGAAGGCTAGATTATATCACATTGTTTAAGGGGGGAGGAGAGGACACAAAGAAGCAAAAATGCTTTGCTTTGCACTAAACTTAACTATGCACACAACTGAGAGAAGAAATAATGTCCAAGAGATTGAAAATGTAGCGTATAACAAGTTACATCACCTGAAATTCGATAACACCAATATAAAGAGCTGCAATTATAGAACAGGTGTTGTAGCCTTCTATGTAAATGAGATATTATTGCATTGTAAAGCCAAAATTTTCCAAGTTCAATTCTTCCTAGATCCTTTTTCAATAAAGCCGATCACAAAATAAACGAGATCAAACATATTTTCAATCCTTTCTCAATCGCTAGCAAGACTATGGAAGTGTAATGATGtcataattttaacaaaaactGACAATACCTAAAGATTACAGATACTTCACAAAGTCCACCATGGAATGTACTTAGTTGTAAAATACCATTAAAAAAAAGACCGGTAGGAGTATTATAGCCTATGTTACTAGCACTTAAGAAAGGGTATCGGATATGGGTATGTGTTCAACATAGGTAAGTTCAATTTTTACAAAgttttttgataaatttggagATCCTTGGAGGATCATATCTCTGCACTCGTATGAGAATAGGTGTTGGATACAGGTGCTTCAATAAAAATGAAGAGGCGAAGCAAACATAGATAATAATTAGATTGGAATGAGCAAATAAAAAAGTATTGCCGCCGGCAGTCTTAATTACTACAAAGGTTTAAACATCTTGACAAACAGAGAAAAGGGGCTATCGTCTCTTCAATACATTCAGATACAAATCCCAGTGTGCTTGTGCAAAGTGACAGTGAAATAATAACTACCGAATATGCAAATCAGAGTCCAAACAATCCGCAAATAACTAAGCAACTGTGAagtaaaatacaaaataaaaactgGTATTCTTAGAATTAGAAATTTACCCCAACATTGTTGTATTCCCAGAGCTTATGAACTCCATAATCCACAGCCTACAGAAGTCAAATCAATTACaataaaacacattaaaaaattaatagtaaaattaatagaaaaaaaccGTCACTTACAATCAAAaaacaaataatcaataaaaattaacaaTCCCTGACCAAGTATATTCCAATCAGTacgttaaaaaaattattttccccTAAAATCAACAATAAAATTCAATTCGAAAAAGTGGATGAAGGGTGGAAATAAGAGAGATTCAATCGGGAAAACAAAGAGTTAGAACATACCCGTTCTCCGAGGAAAGCGCCGGCGATGACAAATGTGACGTAGACAGAGTTACGGCGCATGATGACTCTGTAGAGACCTTCGAATAGGCCTCCTTGACTTCTTCGAGAAGCGTAGTCCATGGCGATTCTTAAGGTAGAGAGAGTGGCTCTTGCTGGGATCTGCTATTAGGGTATGCagagaagataaaaaaaaaatttggggaaTTTTGTGTTTTGTAACAAAGAAATTTACAGAAAGGGTTTTCCGGTCGAACCGAAATGTGTTGATTTTGTTTATGGGCCCAATAGGTCAGTTTTTGGGCCTTATCTTTGCCAATGCCCTTTTACCATTTAAGACTGTTGCTAATTCACAAGTTTTTTTCGAacgatttgattaaataaattattaaaaatatatattaaaaatcggTTCAATCGTTTTTTAACTCGATTGAATCGATGCATATTTATTCCTAGTTCAATTGATCTAAAGGCTTTCTCTGGATTAGTACTCCAATTAATCTGATTCGGTTCAGATAATCACGCTAGTTTATTTcctatttttgtatgtttttaaAGAAATATGCCCTACAAACTAATAAATGCCCTTGTTTGCAAAATAAGCTCAATAAAAGGGAATGACAAGTTGACAATAACTGGATTATAATTGGATCACATAattcaacttaatattagttaaatattagctATACTATTTTCTTACTTATTCCGCTTTACATGAAAAAAGTATCGTATAACGAATATTAAATAACCACATAGAAATATTTTATAAGTAGATTATGCGAAGTCATTGCATAAAATACACAAATCCTAACAATCTCACACTTACTTTAGTGAAGTAAATAAGTTATATATTGCATTCCTATACCTCAACATGTTTCTAAACACTCTTAGTTACTAAAGTCTCGGTAAACAGATCCATAATATCGTCCTCAGATGTGATTACTTTTATGGAATTTGatatttagtctttatactttaaaagaaaaaaaaaattaattatcttactttttcaattttaaaatcctAATCTAATAATTATAGACGTggtaatttctattaaaatttgttAACTTAACGTGTTTATTTTCCATCAATCATATAACATGTCACATTAAGCAACTTAATCAGCATGCCAATTTGACAAATTTGCCAAAAGACACTTACAATTTTAATGATTGAATTGgaatttttaaatcaaaagagTTGGAGGACTtggtttcaaatttttttaagtgtaaagactaaatctcaaattttatcaatATAGAAAGACTAACAACATGttttaatctataaaaaaaaacagGAACAATCTCaacaatttaatgaaataaatggtAACAAGACCAGCACAAAAACTTAGTGTTTAGGGGGCGTTTGGTTATCTGAATCTTAAATTATGATTCGCAATAATATTATAGGAATGTAATATTACGGGTGGAATGTGAGATtactttattttgttcatttggcTAGAATGTAAGATTCAGGTGTCTGGTTGACGAAGCATAAGATTACCTAAAAGCACATTTTACTCAATTGTTAttgttataaaatatgttttttttaacaagtttagctcatttaatattttttagtctcAATTCccataaaattatgataatttattacaatttatattgtaataagtaaatatattatatagaaataaatttataaatcctAGTTACAATAATTCATGAAAAGTGATTGCAACACTAACCATAATTATGATTATAATCATATATGATATCTACTGGTTcactattaataaaaaaatgttttttaattagttttgaactttatttaagaaaaaaagtaaattgattagaataaaaaattgttttataaaaaaggacaaatatcaaaattatacgtGAATTTTGATGCAatatgcaatttgatacatgaatatTGATTTAGTGCAATTATATAGATGAAAATTTGTggtttaaatatatacataaaactttaattttgattcaatcatacgcatttaaagaaataaatacattgatttaattttatagtggataaatataattatataaacataaaatgaagcAATGTCAATATTTACGTTAAATAATTTACGAGAATTGGAGCAAATTAAGAtttcatgtttaaaattattccaaattaaaattcatgtataaaattatgtattaaactaaaggtaatatataattttgagatttatccgaTAAGAgactaaattatattaaattaaaacataaaagctaTATtcttaaattaatcaaaatagtaGGATGAAAATCATAATTTGACCTTAAAATAGTTGCCACGAGCACGCCACGGCCCTCCGGTAATCACGGGTCTGAAGGCTGCGCGCGTGTCAAACAcctgcctttttcttttttcaccgaaaaacctaaaagaaaaaaagagagaagaagaagaagaaaactttgAACTTCCGCTTCGCCGATTCCACACTTTTACTCTCTCAAACAAAAAAAAGGCTCAAATCGAATCGATTTAAACTAAAAgcatacttttttttctttgaattattaCTATTAATTTGTTTTTCTCAGATATTTGATTGAAATGGAGTTGTTAGATGGAAACTTAGAGCTCAAAGAGATTCAAAAGCTTCAAGGTCATACCGATAGGGTTTGGAGCCTCGCCTGGAATCCCGCCACCGCCGCTGCCGACGTTCCCAAGGTTTTCGCTTCTTGTAGCGGCGATAAGACCGTTCGAATCTGGGAAGAGAGCCCCTCTACTCGCTCCTGGGACTGCAAGGTTTACTCTATTTTTCTCGTTTTTGTTTTTGCTaaaaaagaatgcaaagaaaaagtaaaaaaatgattTAAGTTAGGTCACTGcaacatataaattttgaatctttgttgccttttatatttgaagttaacataaatagaaaaaaaaataattgatgaaGTCATTTGAAGTTTACtgtaagtcttttttttttcaatgtggAAAAATCTCTatctttttaattcaaaaaaaaaaagaagtgtcGAAATATTAGCTCAAGTGATGTTAGAGCGTACTCTTTTGCAGGCTGTTTTGGAAGAAACACACAGTAGAACCGTCCGATCCTGTGCTTGGTCACCATCTGGGAGATTGTTGGCCACTGCTAGCTTTGATGCAACCACTGCCATATGGGAAAATGTTGGGGGTGACTTTGAATGTGTTTCTACTTTGGaggtatatttttattcttttattgctttcttttcatttcttaaGATTTTCCAGTCTGTTTTaagcaaaattatagtttcattGAACTTATGAGTTAATGGAAATGGTTTACCATGTAGAAGTGGATTGAGCATAAACAATGTAGTGCTTCTTGCATTTAGAGAGATATCGAATATGCCATTTATTagcatttagtttatttttctttaatatctGGTTCATACGGTAAAACATTggaatcatttatttatttgctttctGCGTTTTATAGGGTCATGAAAATGAAGTGAAAAGTGTGTCTTGGAATGCATCAGGTTCTCTTCTTGCAACATGTGGGCGAGATAAAACTGTTTGGATTTGGGAAGTGATGCCAGGGAATGAATTTGAGTGTATTCAAGTTTTGCAAGGTCATACTCAAGATGTTAAAATGGTTGAGTGGCATCCGACTATGGATATTTTGTTTTCCTGTAGTTACGATAACACTGTGAAGGTACTGTTTCGGCTAAACTGAGCTCTGTGTCTTAGCAAGAGAATAGAAATCCTTGTTCTTTTGCTAATTCCATTGTACACCAACAAGATTGAGAAATGTAATGAAGTTGCAATACTTTTGCTTTTCCTTGTAGGTATGGTGGTCAGATGATGCTGATGGTGATTGGAGCTGTGTACAAACTTTAGGTGAATCTAGCAAGTACTATGCCTAAAACTCTTCTATCTTTGCTATTTCAGCTCATTTTCTTGTTTATTATATTGCCTGACTTGTACTTGTTCTTTATATCATCCTATGAAGTATTGTGATGatgtcttttaaattttatagacCTTGAAGATTTCTTTTGAATTGTTTATGAAATTGTCAGACTATTAAGAACTCCTTATTTCAATATCTTGTGGTCAGTGGTCATTCTTCCACCGTCTGGTCGCTTGCTTTTAATGCTAAGGGAGACAAATTGGTGACTTGTAGGTATGATAACAAATTTTTCTTTATAGCCTGCAGTAACTGGAATTTTAGTATTCGCTGATGGCATCACAGAAAAATTACATTCAAACACACATGCACGCTCACAAAGTTGCAGAAGAAGGGCTGAAAATTATGGCTGATTTTGCAGTGATGATCTTACCATGAAGATATGGGAAGCAGACATCATAAGGATGCAGTCTGGTGATGGTTATGCACCCTGGTGAGAAATATGCTGCGCCTTCTTTTTTTCTATGTTGAATTTTTCCAATTGCTAGCTCTTGGTCGTCATACCAAATCTATCTCTAGGCTCGTTTGTATATATCAGGACATAGATGTTTGGTTAATGtccttgaatctcgtttctccaTTTGTTTATGATGTGTAGACTGGCTATTTGCAATAGTTGCTTGCACAATGGAAAATCAATTGAAGATAATTTCATGGCCTGTGATCTTCCATGGAAAGCTATTAATGCACATTTTAATGTCAAGAGACTCATTTTTGCTGTTTGAAACTTAAGAACATCAAGTCTTGGCTTGGTATTACTGCTCTCCTAGCAAAGAAATAGCAGCCAAATTATTGTCGCTAACATGCATGATCTTTGTGAACTGAACAATGCATAAAATATTTAGTTGATCAAAAGTAACTTATTCAGCATTTGTATATGGTATTTTGGTTCTTTTATTCTTGTTTAAGACCCTGCGATGCATAAAATAATGTGATCCACTTCAATGGTTGTCCAGGAATCATCTGTGCACACTCTCAGGTTATCATGATCGAACCATCTTTTCAGTTCACTGGTCAAGGtattaacttttgttttattgtaaTAGCTATTTTCTCCTTGGGTTTTCTAGCATGGATCCTTTTATTTTCTCTGTCTAAATGGTTGAAAGTTCTAATTACAACTAAACTGCTTCTGTGTTATTTTTGTTGGGATACGCTAGTGCTTACCTATTTGttctttttctcttaaaaaagaagaaattggaTGATACCTGTATATACAAAGAAAGACCTGAAGGGCAGATTAACTTGATTTGCATCATCAGTATCATTTTCTGATGGCTGAAAATGTTCTAAAGCTTAAATGTCCAAGTGACCTGGACATTAGCTATAGTCATGATCTCAAGGAAATGGCTCTTGTGCTGATTATTAACTCATCAGCATGCTTATACTTTTAGCTTTCTGTATTCAAGAATTTAGTAGCAACTTTGTGAGAGAACCTATGTCAGATGGAATCTAATAGCACTCAGTTTGAAAATTATTTAAGTGATATAACTACTATTTGACTGAAGTAGTGAAGTGTGTTCCATTAAAAAAATGTATGTTACTATTGTAATTGTTCAGTCTGATTTTGTTAAAATGAGGTTGATTTTGTTGCCTATCTGGTTCTACTTTATAAGTGTTAGTTAATGTCAGAAAACAAGTAGCTCCAGCCCTCTACTTTTGATATTTTTTACAATATgaatctcttttttctttctttcaagttTTTATCTAAAACTGATTGTCTGGCTTATCATGTTACAGAGAGGGAATTATTGCCAGTGGAGCTGCTGATGATGCTGTAAGGTTGTTTGTAGAGAGCAAAGATGGTTCGGTATGTAATTCTTTCTGGGGTGAAATGCATAACCCTCCTTAACCGACTAACCCATTAGTCAACCACCATTTCTCCTTTTAGACCCTGCAGCCATGTCACTTTAAAAGTTGGCCaattattatttcatttcttgCATATAAGATTATCCACATCATTCCCTGCCGATGTCATCAGTAAGTACATTAAAAGTCTTAAAGATTCCAATGATCTTGTATTCAAGTTGGGTGCTCCGCCTATAACCAATTGGTTTTAGGTTGAATGCTTAACTTGGTGTTGAAATCCAAGTTTTGTTATGTTAATTGCTTGTGGTCTTATGTTCAAGTTTAATCTCTCCACCTATTGCCATTGGATGCTTAACGCAGTATCAGAGTCCAAATTTCATTATATTGTTACCCTCTGAGGTTGTTCATCCTCATAGATTGTACATCTATATGAGCTTATATTGTTAAGTCCTGGTGTTTTTTTGTGGATTTCTTGTtgtgttaaatatatattatcttaAGCAAATTCTTATGCTGTTTAGGTTTTGAAAGTGGCAAATATTAATCAATTTTTGTGGTTTTACAATAGATGAATGGATCTTCATATCAATTGCTATTGAAGAAGGAGAAGGCTCATGACATGGATGTAAATTCAGTACAATGGTGCCCTGGGGTAAGATTCCCTTTCTTGGAATTTAATGAGGATTACTATATGTGCTTGCATTCACATGCAGTACATAAAAGCAGAAATGAATATAATATGACAAATACAAATAGTTTCTTTAGGCATAGTAGAGTCTAGTGGTTGGCTAAGTTATTGGTTTCTTTCTGTCTTTACTCGGAGCCGATAAGATTGATTTGCTAGTCTTTGCTTTAACCGGTGACAATACCCCTTAAAAAGGATTCATAATAAATGTAGAAATTGTGGTTTCATGTCCATATCATTAGCTTTATACTATGTTTGGTAGGAAGGAAAAGAtgatagaagagaaaagtgaaaaCTATTTTCTTTCGGTAAATGCGCTTGGAAGGTCTCTCTATTATAAGAAttggatcaatttagtccttgtactataaaataaaataaaatcaaatgagGTCAAATTTCAACAGAGTTAAATATTTACTGTAAAAAAATGTCATTTGTTGTTTAACAGAGTTATCTTTTGCAAGCTTCTTATGCTTctgcaaataaaatattttgttcgGTGTTGAACtgtaaaaggaaaataataattttcatgtcATTTTTTTAACAGTAATTGTTAACTATGATCCATTTtgccttatttgattctttttaatagtacaaggactaaattggtccatttaatagtagagggattaaattgtCCTTATATTCTACATTTAGTCCTAAATCTAGTTCCAATCAATTGGATCATGCATGACACTTAGCCTTAGCAACCTTAAACTACTTTGTTGAGCTAGAATTTTCctataattttcacattttctcCTGAATTACTGCATCTCTCTATTTACTTTCTCGAGATTATTCCTTTGACTTTAGCTAACATATTCGGCTTCCTGTGTTGTCGAAAATAACAGGAGAAACGTCTACTTGCTTCAGCAAGTGATGATGGAACCATAAAGATATGGGAGTTGGGAACTTTGCCTTGATCAAAACTTTGACTTTAGCTAACCTTGGGGATTTTACTTTTTCTATGGTTTCAGAAATTTGTTTTAAGTTGGGTTGTGGCTTTGAGAAAtcatgaattaaaatattatatagaaAACTTAGTTGAAATAATTGTCAAGCAGACGCTCCTGTGTATAAATTTTAAGAGCAAAaatgaaattcttgatgagcttGGATCCTTACTCTGTTGGTTCCTGTAATTCTCTaaactgtatatatatattcattttataaacaaaagaaatgaaatgaaagaaagcACTCggctcaactttaaaaaattataaaattaatattaaattatttgaaattttttatttaagttattggaaTTCTATTTGTACTGcaaaagttttattttctttttctttttacggtttagttttttttaatgataGAACTTTGTAAAgaatatacaaatcaaaatttaaataatttttttttctttaatctttaATATTAATTGTCGAATTTAAAACATACAAACTTTACTCATAAAGGGGCATTGATATATAGTAAAGTTGAAttagtctaaaaataatttagtgatttaaatgaaaacatgTAATGCGGAATTAAAATATTGATGTGAAAATAGTTGGATGAAATATAATTAGTACATGGCGAACAACCATATAATTAAAACTATtagataaagaaatgaaaagatataTTGATGATAACTATTCAACACCTGTTTTCTATTCTAACCCCACCAGAACCTGTTCTTCCTTCTGCAACCAAAGCTTCACGAGCTAACATAATCCCACTAGGCACCAAACAATCATCAAACCCAGAGCAATCAATCCAATCCTTCAAAAGTTCTTCTTGACCCCATATATCCGGTATCCAAACCTTACTTTTTCCCATTTCAATCCTATGCTTCTTCAATCTCTCTCGTCCATTATCTTCTTCCGTTAACTTTTCAACCCCCCTCACCGTTCCTTCTTTAGCAACTTCATCAACTCTGGCCGAACACCGACCCTTTAACGAGCTTTCCTCGTCAGGCTGCTGAGTTTCATTAGCTTGTTCTAAAAACTGGGATGGATTTTGATAATGGGTGGCAGTCATTTTTGTTGGTTCTATATTCATgttgataaaaaaaaagacaaatgaaAAACTTCTTTTTTTTGCTTCAATGGTTGAGCCCTTTCAAGATTGAAGATTATATAGAAGACGGAGAGATTTCAGAAGGGTTTATTAAGTGTGGGAGAAGGAATTACAAAAGAAGGTGATGATGAAAGATTCAAAAAGAATATATGGTTTAGAAAACATTTGGGGTTGGTTTGGTTTGTATGGTAAGTGAGAAAAGTACGTGTTTTTATATGTGCGTGGCTTTTTGTGGTTTTTAATTGAAAGTTTTGATAATATTAAtatccaaaagaaaaaataaacccaaaacaaaaaataggagtttcttttctttattcaaaGACAACCAATGAATTTGTCTGTGTCTTAGCTCGGTTGATatgaatattgttattaatacaGAATGGCTCAAGTTCGAGTgtgctgaagcacattatcctcttatttatgagttgggaggaactatgaataattttaagtattgtgtcagaaaaaaaatatcaaaaactaTAACTTCATTTAGGTGGATCTTTTGTAAAGATTGTGAGGTTGATGTGATGTTTCTTTTTGGATTGCAATAGTAACCTTtgtaatgataaatttttaagggtaaattacatcagtAGTCAGCCAAAATGActactaaattattttattttgtctttttttatcaCCCAATTATCTTGAGTTTTTGGGTGTTTCTATTTGTACGTTAGCCAGCTAGTgactaaaaaagacaaaattaaatagttaagtgactgttttataactttttatagttggataacaaaaaaaatactaataattgagtgaccattttgtaacttttaataATTAGATGACCTCTATTATAATTTACAACCAATAGACTTGATTTAAATCTTTAGTTGACCCTGATTTTAGATTCTATCTTATTGTATGAGAACTCTTAGCCTCTATCCAAAAAGCTTTgcctataaaaaaaactataaaattataaattaatataataataaaattaaattttgagtctctaaaattttataattcaacttcCTCTTAAAAATTTCTATCttcattataattataaaaaaaatattcataattaaGCATTAGATCAATATATCACTCAATAACTAACTATAATTAATAAATCATAGTATTTTACATAAACCAAACTTTCAACTTGCATTATTCAAaggtttaaaatttaattgttggtaaaagaaataaagagtaattatttctcaatttttttaatttcctcCTTAAAAAATATAACCCAAGCCAAGAAAAATATATACATCAAACCTAAGTAAATTAGCAAAATCAAAAGCCTAAGCTCCATAAGAAGTTAGTTAGTGCATAGGATGCAAGTAATAAGTCATTATCAAATCGAAAAATGGTACTTACTATAGGTTAGAGACAATTATCATTAAAGAGTTTAGAAACACAATTTTCTAACcgaatacaagaaatggcttccACCCTACATGCACTCTCATGCAATAAGAGGGCTAGGTATAGTAATAACCTTGAGGTACGTCCACAAGAACCACGTCACTTTGATAAACTATTCTCCTAAATTATCATCACTTATTCCTTCACTAGCATAAGCATCAAAGAGTGTCTCGAAGCATAAACTCCAACACCTTATAGATTTTCCTTTGTCTTGTAAGCATAAAACTCTTACCAGTCGAAAACTAGCTCTTAACCTATTCTCCTCTCAGTGACATAAACATTTGGCGTTCGCTGTAGGAACTAAGCGAAAAGCCTTAGGTCTTACCATTGAGAGCAACCATACCGATATCTAAACCAACCCTATCAACAAAGAGAACAACCCTTTGAGCATTGTTAATGTCGTCGGAACTAGCCATATTGCTCCTATGATGCTGAAACCCTTAACGTGCTATAGGATCCAGCTTGAACATTCCCAACTTGTCCACACACATCAGCTTAGCTCACTAACCCCTCAGCGCTACATCTACTTCCATCGGAGGAGTTAGCCACCTCCCACTCTTACTTATGGTTATAACCCTTAATTCCTTAACACCTTACGCATATTACCATCATTCTATATGCTCCCTATTCATActcttaatttcacaaaattaccaaaaatttccCTTCAAGCTAAAAATTAATTGCGACATGAACTAGGCACTAGGTTACTTTATAACAAGTTTCGAACCCAAAGGAGATGTACTGCTATACTAGCCTTAGAAAATATAACCCAGACCCAGGAAAATATGCCTTAAAGCTAAGTGCCGTGTGGTATGCAAGTAAAAAGTTACTGTCAAATCAACAAATAGTACCTCCCACAAGTCATAAGGCAAGATCAACAAAAGGCCTACACGTGTACTCTCATGCAATCACCATCGCAAGGATGCAAAAAGGCCCTGTTATAATCACCTACTTCTTCATAAATTTTCCTTTGTCTTGTAGGCAGGAAGCTCTTATTGACCCAAAACCAGCCCTCACCCTACACTCCTCTCAATGAGGTAAACAAATTTATTTCATGGGGAAATATTTGGAATAGTGACGATGAAGTTTTTAAACTTTACAAGTAGAGTTAGGGGTTAACAAGTTTTCTATAgaggtatagtaaaatattaaaaaataaatattttaaaaatggttagtatttggtacactaatgtgtactttttttatttcacaagcaaCCCTAAAAAAATTGTCATctgactttttttaatattttactatacccttATAAGATATTTGTTAACACTCGGATCCTGCTTGTGAAGTTTAAAAACTCCACTGACAGTATGccaaatattttctcttttaaaaaaagagagacaTGTGACAAGTTTTTAAGGCTGTTTGcggaat contains:
- the LOC107928223 gene encoding protein CIA1, coding for MELLDGNLELKEIQKLQGHTDRVWSLAWNPATAAADVPKVFASCSGDKTVRIWEESPSTRSWDCKAVLEETHSRTVRSCAWSPSGRLLATASFDATTAIWENVGGDFECVSTLEGHENEVKSVSWNASGSLLATCGRDKTVWIWEVMPGNEFECIQVLQGHTQDVKMVEWHPTMDILFSCSYDNTVKVWWSDDADGDWSCVQTLGESSNGHSSTVWSLAFNAKGDKLVTCSDDLTMKIWEADIIRMQSGDGYAPWNHLCTLSGYHDRTIFSVHWSREGIIASGAADDAVRLFVESKDGSMNGSSYQLLLKKEKAHDMDVNSVQWCPGEKRLLASASDDGTIKIWELGTLP
- the LOC107928139 gene encoding cytochrome b-c1 complex subunit 9, mitochondrial; this encodes MDYASRRSQGGLFEGLYRVIMRRNSVYVTFVIAGAFLGERAVDYGVHKLWEYNNVGKRYKDISVLGQRQSEE
- the LOC107928164 gene encoding protein BIC1, whose translation is MNIEPTKMTATHYQNPSQFLEQANETQQPDEESSLKGRCSARVDEVAKEGTVRGVEKLTEEDNGRERLKKHRIEMGKSKVWIPDIWGQEELLKDWIDCSGFDDCLVPSGIMLAREALVAEGRTGSGGVRIENRC